The following proteins are co-located in the Ficedula albicollis isolate OC2 chromosome 27, FicAlb1.5, whole genome shotgun sequence genome:
- the ITGB3 gene encoding integrin beta-3 isoform X2: MGQLAVTLAILLCAAGSWGGNICTTRGVNSCKQCLAVSPLCAWCSAEVWAQSTPRCDLHANLLHHGCSQEHIESPRSSVTILEDRPLSNKGSGGFTTTQMSPQRIQLNLRPDDSQVFHVQVRQVEDYPVDIYYLMDLSNSMKDDLRNIQNLGTKLASEMRKLTSNLRIGFGAFVDKPISPYMYISPPEAVKNPCYEIGETCLPMFGYKHVLSLTDEVTRFNEEVRKQSVSRNRDAPEGGFDAIIQATVCDEKIGWRNDASHLLVFTTDAKTHIALDGRLAGIVQPNDAQCHIDKDNFYSATTTLDYPSLGLMTEKLSQKNINLIFAVTDTVVGLYQNYSELIPGTTVGTLSRDSSNVLQLIVDSYGKIRSKVELEVRDLPEELSLAFNATCLNDEVIPGLKSCMGLKIGDTVSFSIEAKVRGCPQEQQKSFTIKPVGFKDSLTVVVNFNCECSCESHAEASSLSCSHGNGTLECGVCRCNPGRLGSHCECSEEEYSPSQQDNCSPQPGQPLCSQRGECICGQCVCHSSDFGKVTGKYCECDDFSCVRFKGQMCSGHGQCSCGDCVCNSDWTGDYCNCTTRTDTCMSSNGLVCSGHGSCVCGRCECTQPSSYGDTCEKCPTCPDACTIKKDCVECKKFERGKLAEQQSCSRMCRDEIETVQELSDRGKDAMNCTYKDENDCVMRFQYYEDSSGKSILYVIEEPDCPKGPDVLVVLLSVTGAILLIGLAALLIWKLLITIHDRREFARFEEEKARAKWDTTHNPLYKEATSTFTNITYRGNM; the protein is encoded by the exons GGGGCAACATCTGCACCACCCGAGGGGTGAACTCCTGCAAGCAGTGCCTGGCTGTCAGTCCCCTCTGCGCCTGGTGCTCTGCTGAG GTCTGGGCGCAGTCGACGCCTCGCTGTGACCTGCATGCCAACCTCCTGCACCAcggctgcagccaggagcacatTGAGTCCCCCAGAAGCAGCGTCACCATCCTGGAGGACCGGCCCCTCAGCAACAAGGGCTCGGGGGGCTTCACCACCACCCAGATGAGCCCGCAGAGAATACAGCTGAACCTGCGGCCAG ATGACTCCCAGGTCTTTCATGTCCAAGTGCGTCAAGTGGAAGATTACCCTGTGGACATCTACTACTTGATGGACCTGTCCAACTCAATGAAGGATGATCTGAGGAACATCCAGAACCTGGGCACAAAACTGGCCAGTGAGATGCGTAAGCTCACCAGCAACCTACGCATCGGCTTTGGGGCCTTTGTGGATAAACCCATTTCCCCCTACATGTACATATCTCCTCCAGAAGCCGTCAAGAACCCTTGCTATGA gattGGGGAAACCTGCCTGCCCATGTTTGGGTACAAACACGTCCTGTCGCTCACGGATGAAGTGACTCGCTTCAACGAAGAGGTGCGGAAGCAGAGCGTCTCCCGGAACCGCGACGCGCCGGAGGGCGGCTTCGATGCCATCATCCAGGCCACCGTGTGCGAT gaaaaaattgGCTGGAGGAATGATGCTTCCCACCTGCTCGTCTTCACCACGGATGCGAAAACCCACATTGCATTGGACGGGCGGCTGGCTGGCATCGTGCAGCCCAATGATGCCCAATGCCACATCGACAAGGACAATTTCTACTCTGCCACCACCACACTG gaCTATCCCTCTCTGGGCCTGATGACTGAGAAACTCTCACAGAAGAACATCAACTTGATCTTTGCTGTGACAGATACGGTTGTTGGCCTCTACCAG AACTACAGTGAGTTGATCCCAGGCACAACCGTGGGCACCTTGTCCAGAGACTCCAGCAATGTCCTGCAGCTCATAGTGGACTCCTATGGG AAAATCCGCTCCAAAGTGGAGCTGGAGGTACGTGACCTCCCTGAAGAGCTGTCCCTGGCCTTCAATGCCACCTGCCTCAACGACGAGGTCATCCCTGGGCTCAAGTCTTGCATGGGGCTCAAGATTGGGGACACG GTGAGCTTCAGCATTGAAGCCAAAGTGCGGGGCTGCccccaggaacagcagaaatCCTTCACCATCAAACCTGTGGGCTTCAAGGACAGCCTGACAGTGGTGGTGAACTTCAACTGCGAGTGCTCCTGCGAGAGCCACGCCGAGGccagcagcctgtcctgcagccaCGGCAACGGCACGCTGGAGTGCGGCGTGTGCCGCTGCAACCCCGGGCGCCTGGGCTCACACTGCGAGTGCTCGGAGGAGGAGTACAGCCCCTCACAGCAGGACAACTGCAGCCCCCAGCCGGGCCAGCCCCTGTGCAGCCAGCGCGGCGAGTGCATCTGCGGGCAGTGCGTGTGCCACAGCAGCGACTTCGGGAAGGTGACGGGCAAGTACTGCGAGTGCGACGACTTTTCCTGTGTTCGCTTCAAGGGCCAGATGTGCTCAG GCCACGGgcagtgcagctgtggggaCTGTGTGTGCAACTCAGACTGGACAGGAGACTACTGCAACTGCACCACGCGCACCGACACCTGCATGTCCAGCAACGGGCTAGTGTGCAGCGGCCACGGCTCCTGCGTGTGCGGCCGCTGCGAgtgcacccagcccagctcctaCGGAGACACCTGCGAGAAGTGCCCCACCTGCCCAGACGCTTGCACCATCAAAAA AGATTGTGTGGAGTGCAAGAAGTTTGAGCGGGGAAAGCTCGCGGAGCAGCAGTCCTGCAGCCGCATGTGCCGTGATGAGATCGAGACCGTGCAGGAACTGA GTGACAGGGGCAAGGATGCCATGAACTGCACCTATAAGGACGAGAACGACTGTGTGATGAGGTTTCAGTATTATGAGGACTCCAGTGGCAAGTCCATCCTCTACGTCATCGAGGAGCCTG ACTGTCCAAAGGGGCCAGATGTCCTGGTAGTCCTGCTCTCAGTGACAGGTGCCATCCTGCTCATCGGCCTCGCTGCCCTGCTCATCTGGAAGCTCCTCATCACCATCCACGACCGCCGTGAGTTCGCCCGTTTCGAGGAGGAGAAGGCCAGGGCCAAGTGGGACACG ACCCATAACCCTTTATATAAAGAGGCCACATCTACCTTCACCAACATCACATACCGTGGGAACATGTAA
- the ITGB3 gene encoding integrin beta-3 isoform X1, whose amino-acid sequence MGQLSVTLAILLCAAGSWGGNICTTRGVNSCKQCLAVSPLCAWCSAEVWAQSTPRCDLHANLLHHGCSQEHIESPRSSVTILEDRPLSNKGSGGFTTTQMSPQRIQLNLRPDDSQVFHVQVRQVEDYPVDIYYLMDLSNSMKDDLRNIQNLGTKLASEMRKLTSNLRIGFGAFVDKPISPYMYISPPEAVKNPCYEIGETCLPMFGYKHVLSLTDEVTRFNEEVRKQSVSRNRDAPEGGFDAIIQATVCDEKIGWRNDASHLLVFTTDAKTHIALDGRLAGIVQPNDAQCHIDKDNFYSATTTLDYPSLGLMTEKLSQKNINLIFAVTDTVVGLYQNYSELIPGTTVGTLSRDSSNVLQLIVDSYGKIRSKVELEVRDLPEELSLAFNATCLNDEVIPGLKSCMGLKIGDTVSFSIEAKVRGCPQEQQKSFTIKPVGFKDSLTVVVNFNCECSCESHAEASSLSCSHGNGTLECGVCRCNPGRLGSHCECSEEEYSPSQQDNCSPQPGQPLCSQRGECICGQCVCHSSDFGKVTGKYCECDDFSCVRFKGQMCSGHGQCSCGDCVCNSDWTGDYCNCTTRTDTCMSSNGLVCSGHGSCVCGRCECTQPSSYGDTCEKCPTCPDACTIKKDCVECKKFERGKLAEQQSCSRMCRDEIETVQELSDRGKDAMNCTYKDENDCVMRFQYYEDSSGKSILYVIEEPDCPKGPDVLVVLLSVTGAILLIGLAALLIWKLLITIHDRREFARFEEEKARAKWDTTHNPLYKEATSTFTNITYRGNM is encoded by the exons ATGGGACAGCTCTCGGTGACACTCGCGATCCTGCTCTgcgctgctggcagctggg GGGGCAACATCTGCACCACCCGAGGGGTGAACTCCTGCAAGCAGTGCCTGGCTGTCAGTCCCCTCTGCGCCTGGTGCTCTGCTGAG GTCTGGGCGCAGTCGACGCCTCGCTGTGACCTGCATGCCAACCTCCTGCACCAcggctgcagccaggagcacatTGAGTCCCCCAGAAGCAGCGTCACCATCCTGGAGGACCGGCCCCTCAGCAACAAGGGCTCGGGGGGCTTCACCACCACCCAGATGAGCCCGCAGAGAATACAGCTGAACCTGCGGCCAG ATGACTCCCAGGTCTTTCATGTCCAAGTGCGTCAAGTGGAAGATTACCCTGTGGACATCTACTACTTGATGGACCTGTCCAACTCAATGAAGGATGATCTGAGGAACATCCAGAACCTGGGCACAAAACTGGCCAGTGAGATGCGTAAGCTCACCAGCAACCTACGCATCGGCTTTGGGGCCTTTGTGGATAAACCCATTTCCCCCTACATGTACATATCTCCTCCAGAAGCCGTCAAGAACCCTTGCTATGA gattGGGGAAACCTGCCTGCCCATGTTTGGGTACAAACACGTCCTGTCGCTCACGGATGAAGTGACTCGCTTCAACGAAGAGGTGCGGAAGCAGAGCGTCTCCCGGAACCGCGACGCGCCGGAGGGCGGCTTCGATGCCATCATCCAGGCCACCGTGTGCGAT gaaaaaattgGCTGGAGGAATGATGCTTCCCACCTGCTCGTCTTCACCACGGATGCGAAAACCCACATTGCATTGGACGGGCGGCTGGCTGGCATCGTGCAGCCCAATGATGCCCAATGCCACATCGACAAGGACAATTTCTACTCTGCCACCACCACACTG gaCTATCCCTCTCTGGGCCTGATGACTGAGAAACTCTCACAGAAGAACATCAACTTGATCTTTGCTGTGACAGATACGGTTGTTGGCCTCTACCAG AACTACAGTGAGTTGATCCCAGGCACAACCGTGGGCACCTTGTCCAGAGACTCCAGCAATGTCCTGCAGCTCATAGTGGACTCCTATGGG AAAATCCGCTCCAAAGTGGAGCTGGAGGTACGTGACCTCCCTGAAGAGCTGTCCCTGGCCTTCAATGCCACCTGCCTCAACGACGAGGTCATCCCTGGGCTCAAGTCTTGCATGGGGCTCAAGATTGGGGACACG GTGAGCTTCAGCATTGAAGCCAAAGTGCGGGGCTGCccccaggaacagcagaaatCCTTCACCATCAAACCTGTGGGCTTCAAGGACAGCCTGACAGTGGTGGTGAACTTCAACTGCGAGTGCTCCTGCGAGAGCCACGCCGAGGccagcagcctgtcctgcagccaCGGCAACGGCACGCTGGAGTGCGGCGTGTGCCGCTGCAACCCCGGGCGCCTGGGCTCACACTGCGAGTGCTCGGAGGAGGAGTACAGCCCCTCACAGCAGGACAACTGCAGCCCCCAGCCGGGCCAGCCCCTGTGCAGCCAGCGCGGCGAGTGCATCTGCGGGCAGTGCGTGTGCCACAGCAGCGACTTCGGGAAGGTGACGGGCAAGTACTGCGAGTGCGACGACTTTTCCTGTGTTCGCTTCAAGGGCCAGATGTGCTCAG GCCACGGgcagtgcagctgtggggaCTGTGTGTGCAACTCAGACTGGACAGGAGACTACTGCAACTGCACCACGCGCACCGACACCTGCATGTCCAGCAACGGGCTAGTGTGCAGCGGCCACGGCTCCTGCGTGTGCGGCCGCTGCGAgtgcacccagcccagctcctaCGGAGACACCTGCGAGAAGTGCCCCACCTGCCCAGACGCTTGCACCATCAAAAA AGATTGTGTGGAGTGCAAGAAGTTTGAGCGGGGAAAGCTCGCGGAGCAGCAGTCCTGCAGCCGCATGTGCCGTGATGAGATCGAGACCGTGCAGGAACTGA GTGACAGGGGCAAGGATGCCATGAACTGCACCTATAAGGACGAGAACGACTGTGTGATGAGGTTTCAGTATTATGAGGACTCCAGTGGCAAGTCCATCCTCTACGTCATCGAGGAGCCTG ACTGTCCAAAGGGGCCAGATGTCCTGGTAGTCCTGCTCTCAGTGACAGGTGCCATCCTGCTCATCGGCCTCGCTGCCCTGCTCATCTGGAAGCTCCTCATCACCATCCACGACCGCCGTGAGTTCGCCCGTTTCGAGGAGGAGAAGGCCAGGGCCAAGTGGGACACG ACCCATAACCCTTTATATAAAGAGGCCACATCTACCTTCACCAACATCACATACCGTGGGAACATGTAA